In one Streptomyces sp. NBC_00597 genomic region, the following are encoded:
- a CDS encoding helix-turn-helix domain-containing protein, with translation MPQPEREHSPAHPAPAHPHAATLRRLEKSSGRLAANAIARMDEALPWYRAMPPENRSWIGLVAQAGIAAFTEWFRHPETPQAISTDVFGTAPRELTRAITLRQTVEMVRTTIEVMEAAIEEVAAPGDESILREALLVYAREIAFATAQVYAQAAEARGAWDARLESLVVNAVLSGEADEGALSRAAALGWNSPEHVCVVLGTAPEGDSELTVEAIRRAARHHKLQVLTGVLGDRLVVIAGGSDNPIQVAKSLIGPFAAGPVVAGPVVPDLLNATKSAQAAAAGLKACTAWQDAPRPVLADDLLPERAIASDPSAREQLVEEIYRPLEEAGSALLETLSVYLEQASSLEGAARMLFVHPNTVRYRLRRVTDVTGWSPSDVRSAFTLRIALILGRLADGDLQS, from the coding sequence GTGCCCCAACCCGAACGTGAGCATTCCCCCGCGCATCCCGCTCCCGCCCATCCGCACGCCGCGACGCTGCGCCGACTGGAGAAGTCCTCCGGCCGGCTCGCCGCCAACGCGATCGCCCGCATGGACGAGGCCCTGCCGTGGTACCGGGCGATGCCCCCGGAGAACCGGTCCTGGATCGGCCTGGTCGCGCAGGCCGGCATCGCCGCGTTCACGGAGTGGTTCCGGCACCCGGAGACTCCGCAGGCGATCTCGACGGACGTCTTCGGGACGGCTCCGCGCGAGCTGACCCGGGCGATCACCCTGCGCCAGACCGTGGAGATGGTCCGTACGACGATCGAGGTCATGGAAGCCGCGATCGAGGAGGTCGCGGCGCCGGGCGACGAGTCGATCCTGCGCGAGGCGCTGCTGGTGTACGCCCGGGAGATCGCGTTCGCGACGGCCCAGGTGTACGCGCAGGCCGCCGAGGCGCGCGGGGCGTGGGACGCCCGGCTGGAGTCCCTCGTCGTGAACGCGGTGCTGTCGGGCGAGGCCGACGAGGGCGCGCTGTCGCGGGCGGCGGCGCTCGGCTGGAACTCGCCTGAGCACGTGTGCGTGGTGCTCGGCACCGCGCCGGAGGGCGACAGCGAGCTGACGGTCGAGGCGATCCGGCGCGCGGCCCGCCACCACAAGCTCCAGGTGCTGACGGGTGTGCTCGGCGACCGGCTGGTGGTGATCGCGGGCGGCAGCGACAACCCGATCCAGGTGGCGAAGTCGCTGATCGGGCCGTTCGCGGCGGGCCCCGTGGTGGCCGGTCCGGTGGTTCCCGATCTGCTGAACGCGACCAAGTCCGCTCAGGCCGCGGCGGCCGGGCTGAAGGCGTGTACGGCCTGGCAGGACGCCCCGCGGCCGGTCCTGGCGGACGATCTCCTGCCCGAGCGCGCGATCGCCTCGGATCCCTCCGCGCGGGAGCAGCTGGTGGAGGAGATCTACAGACCGCTGGAAGAGGCGGGGTCGGCGTTGCTGGAGACGCTGAGCGTGTACCTGGAGCAGGCGAGCAGCCTGGAGGGGGCGGCGCGGATGCTGTTCGTGCACCCGAACACGGTGCGCTACCGGCTGCGACGTGTGACCGACGTCACCGGCTGGTCACCCTCCGATGTTCGCTCGGCGTTCACGCTGCGAATCGCCTTGATCCTCGGGCGTCTGGCCGACGGCGATCTGCAGTCCTAG
- a CDS encoding ACP S-malonyltransferase, producing MLVLVAPGQGAQTPGFLTPWLDLPGAADRVAAWSDAIGLDLAHYGTKADADEIRDTAVAQPLLVAAGLLSASALAPSDGHGRAAFGAVAGHSVGEITAAAYAGVLSDADALSFVRTRGLAMAEAAAVTETGMAAVLGGDQQVVVAHLEKLGLTPANINGAGQIVAAGTMEQIEALVAEKPEGSMKVVALKVAGAFHTHHMAPAVATLEKAAQALAPADPELKYVSNKDGHVVTTGADVVARLVGQVANPVRWDLCMETFGELGVTGIIELSPGGTLTGLAKRALKGVPTVALKTPDDLEKAAALLAEHAA from the coding sequence GTGCTCGTACTCGTCGCTCCCGGCCAAGGCGCACAGACGCCCGGCTTCCTGACTCCCTGGCTCGACCTCCCCGGTGCCGCTGACCGCGTCGCCGCCTGGTCGGACGCCATCGGGCTCGACCTTGCCCACTACGGCACGAAGGCGGACGCGGACGAGATCCGCGACACGGCGGTGGCGCAGCCGCTGCTGGTGGCCGCCGGTCTGTTGTCCGCTTCCGCGCTCGCCCCCTCCGATGGGCACGGCCGTGCGGCCTTCGGTGCCGTCGCGGGCCACAGCGTCGGTGAGATCACGGCCGCCGCGTACGCCGGTGTGCTGTCCGACGCGGACGCGCTGTCGTTCGTACGGACGCGCGGTCTGGCCATGGCCGAGGCCGCGGCCGTCACCGAGACGGGCATGGCCGCCGTGCTCGGGGGCGACCAGCAGGTCGTCGTCGCGCACCTGGAGAAGCTGGGCCTGACGCCGGCCAACATCAACGGAGCGGGCCAGATCGTGGCCGCGGGCACGATGGAGCAGATCGAGGCCCTGGTCGCCGAGAAGCCCGAGGGCTCCATGAAGGTCGTCGCCCTCAAGGTCGCGGGCGCCTTCCACACGCACCACATGGCTCCCGCGGTCGCCACGCTGGAGAAGGCCGCGCAGGCCCTCGCCCCGGCCGACCCGGAGCTGAAGTACGTCTCGAACAAGGACGGCCACGTCGTCACCACGGGCGCCGACGTCGTCGCCCGCCTGGTCGGCCAGGTCGCCAACCCGGTCCGCTGGGACCTGTGCATGGAGACGTTCGGCGAGCTGGGCGTCACCGGGATCATCGAGCTCAGCCCGGGTGGCACGCTGACGGGTCTGGCCAAGCGCGCGCTCAAGGGCGTGCCGACCGTGGCCCTGAAGACGCCGGACGATCTCGAAAAGGCCGCTGCGCTCCTCGCCGAGCACGCGGCCTGA
- a CDS encoding ketoacyl-ACP synthase III, translating to MSKIKPAKGSPYARILGVGGYRPTRVVSNEVILETIDSSDEWIRSRSGIATRHWASPQETVAAMSVEASGKALADAGVSPEQIGAVIVSTVSHFKQTPAVATEIAHRIGAVKPAAFDISAGCAGFGYGLTLAKGLVVEGSAQYVLVIGVERLSDLTDLEDRATAFLFGDGAGAVIVGPSDEPAIGPTVWGSEGDKSETIKQTVPWDEFRSTDSAQKFPAITQEGQAVFRWAVFEMAKVAQQALDAAGITAEDLDVFIPHQANMRIIDSMVKTLKLPEHVTVARDVETTGNTSAASIPLAMERLLATGAAKSGDTALVIGFGAGLVYAATVVTLP from the coding sequence ATGTCGAAGATCAAGCCTGCCAAGGGCTCCCCGTACGCCCGCATCCTCGGCGTCGGCGGCTACCGGCCGACCCGCGTGGTCTCCAACGAGGTCATCCTGGAGACGATCGACTCGTCCGACGAGTGGATCCGCTCCCGCTCCGGCATCGCGACCCGGCACTGGGCCTCGCCCCAGGAGACCGTCGCGGCGATGTCGGTGGAGGCCTCCGGCAAGGCGCTGGCCGATGCCGGGGTCTCGCCCGAGCAGATCGGCGCCGTGATCGTTTCGACGGTCTCGCACTTCAAGCAGACGCCCGCCGTCGCGACCGAGATCGCGCACCGGATCGGTGCGGTCAAGCCGGCCGCGTTCGACATCTCCGCGGGCTGCGCCGGCTTCGGCTACGGCCTGACGCTGGCCAAGGGCCTGGTCGTCGAGGGTTCGGCCCAGTACGTGCTCGTCATCGGCGTGGAGCGGCTGTCGGACCTGACCGACCTGGAGGACCGCGCGACGGCCTTCCTGTTCGGTGACGGCGCCGGCGCCGTGATCGTCGGCCCCTCGGACGAGCCGGCCATAGGCCCCACGGTGTGGGGTTCGGAGGGCGACAAGTCCGAGACGATCAAGCAGACCGTGCCGTGGGACGAGTTCCGCAGCACGGACAGCGCGCAGAAGTTCCCGGCCATCACGCAGGAGGGCCAGGCGGTCTTCCGCTGGGCCGTCTTCGAGATGGCCAAGGTGGCCCAGCAGGCGCTCGACGCCGCCGGAATCACTGCCGAGGACCTGGACGTCTTCATCCCGCACCAGGCGAACATGCGGATCATCGACTCGATGGTGAAGACTCTCAAGCTGCCGGAGCACGTCACGGTCGCCCGTGACGTGGAAACCACCGGCAACACGTCGGCCGCCTCGATCCCGCTCGCCATGGAGCGGCTCCTGGCGACCGGAGCGGCGAAGAGCGGCGACACCGCGCTCGTCATCGGCTTCGGGGCGGGGCTCGTCTACGCCGCAACGGTCGTTACCCTCCCCTAG
- a CDS encoding acyl carrier protein, with protein MAATQEEIVEGLAEIVNEIAGIPVEDVEIGKSFTDDLDVDSLSMVEVVVAAEERFDVKIPDEDVKNLKTVGDAADYILKHQA; from the coding sequence ATGGCCGCCACCCAGGAAGAGATCGTCGAAGGTCTCGCGGAGATCGTCAACGAGATTGCCGGCATCCCGGTCGAGGACGTCGAGATCGGCAAGTCCTTCACCGACGACCTGGATGTCGACTCGCTGTCCATGGTCGAGGTCGTCGTCGCCGCCGAAGAGCGCTTCGACGTGAAGATCCCGGACGAGGACGTCAAGAACCTCAAGACGGTCGGCGACGCCGCTGACTACATCCTGAAGCACCAGGCCTGA
- the fabF gene encoding beta-ketoacyl-ACP synthase II translates to MSPTNRTVVVTGIGATTPLGGDSASTWEGLLAGRSGVKPLEGERFAELPVRIAAPAAVDPSEVLPRPLARKLDRSAQFAVIAAREAWADAGYTAPAGEDASIAPERLGTVIASGIGGVTTLLDQYDVLKEKGVRRVSPHTVPMLMPNGPSANVGLEVNAQAGVHTPVSACASGAEAIGYAVEMIRTGRADVVVAGGTEAAIHPLPIAAFANMMAMSKNNENPEQASRPYDKARDGFVLGEGAGVVILESAEHAAARGARVYCEVLGQGLSADSHHIAQPEPTGRGVAAAVQNLLDNTGLDPAELVHLNAHATSTPQGDTAELKALRKVLGDDLDHIAISATKSMTGHLLGGAGGIETVATVLALYHRIAPATINVDELDDDIDADIVVGEPRKLPADGPVSAINNSFGFGGHNVTLAFRTV, encoded by the coding sequence GTGAGCCCGACCAATCGCACCGTGGTCGTCACCGGTATCGGCGCAACCACTCCGCTGGGTGGCGACAGCGCTTCGACCTGGGAAGGTCTGCTCGCCGGTCGTTCCGGCGTCAAGCCCCTTGAGGGCGAGCGCTTCGCCGAACTCCCGGTCCGTATCGCCGCCCCGGCCGCCGTGGACCCCAGTGAGGTCCTGCCGCGCCCGCTGGCCCGCAAGCTGGACCGCTCGGCCCAGTTCGCCGTCATCGCAGCCCGTGAGGCCTGGGCCGATGCCGGCTACACCGCCCCGGCGGGCGAGGACGCGTCCATCGCGCCCGAGCGCCTGGGCACCGTGATCGCCTCCGGCATCGGCGGCGTCACCACCCTGCTCGACCAGTACGACGTACTGAAGGAAAAGGGTGTGCGTCGGGTCTCCCCGCACACCGTCCCCATGCTCATGCCGAACGGCCCGTCGGCCAACGTCGGCCTGGAGGTGAACGCCCAGGCGGGCGTGCACACCCCGGTCAGCGCCTGCGCGTCCGGCGCCGAGGCCATCGGCTACGCCGTCGAGATGATCCGTACCGGCCGCGCCGACGTGGTCGTCGCGGGCGGCACCGAGGCGGCGATCCACCCGCTGCCGATCGCCGCGTTCGCCAACATGATGGCGATGTCCAAGAACAACGAGAACCCCGAGCAGGCCTCCCGCCCGTACGACAAGGCCCGCGACGGCTTCGTCCTCGGCGAGGGCGCGGGCGTCGTCATCCTGGAGTCCGCCGAGCACGCCGCCGCGCGCGGCGCCCGGGTGTACTGCGAGGTGCTGGGCCAGGGCCTGTCCGCGGACAGCCACCACATCGCGCAGCCGGAGCCGACGGGCCGCGGTGTCGCAGCCGCGGTGCAGAACCTGCTGGACAACACGGGTCTCGACCCGGCCGAGCTGGTCCACCTGAACGCGCACGCCACGTCGACCCCGCAGGGTGACACGGCCGAGCTGAAGGCCCTGCGCAAGGTGCTGGGCGACGACCTCGACCACATCGCGATCTCCGCGACCAAGTCGATGACCGGTCACCTGCTGGGCGGCGCCGGCGGTATCGAGACCGTCGCGACCGTGCTCGCGCTGTACCACCGGATCGCCCCGGCGACCATCAACGTCGACGAGCTCGACGATGACATCGACGCGGACATCGTCGTCGGCGAGCCGCGCAAGCTGCCGGCCGACGGCCCGGTCTCCGCGATCAACAACTCGTTCGGTTTCGGCGGCCACAACGTCACCCTGGCGTTCCGCACGGTCTGA
- a CDS encoding DUF3145 domain-containing protein, whose amino-acid sequence MTTRGVLYVHSAPRALCPHVEWAVAGVLGVRVNLDWIRQPASPGTWRAEFSWQAEAGTASKLASALRGWHLLRFEVTAEPCPTAEGERYSSTPELGIFHAVTGMHGDILIPEDRLRAALARSARGETDLEAEIAKLLGKPWDDELEPFRYAGEGAPVRWLHQVV is encoded by the coding sequence GTGACGACACGTGGAGTTCTGTACGTGCATTCCGCACCGCGCGCGCTCTGCCCGCACGTGGAATGGGCAGTTGCGGGCGTGCTCGGGGTGCGGGTGAACCTCGACTGGATCAGGCAGCCCGCCTCACCCGGCACATGGAGAGCAGAGTTCTCCTGGCAGGCCGAAGCCGGCACCGCGTCGAAGCTCGCCTCCGCGCTGCGCGGCTGGCACCTGCTGCGCTTCGAGGTGACCGCCGAACCCTGCCCCACCGCCGAAGGCGAGCGCTACAGCTCCACCCCGGAGCTCGGCATCTTCCACGCCGTCACCGGCATGCACGGCGACATCCTGATCCCCGAGGACCGGCTGCGCGCCGCCCTGGCCCGGTCCGCCCGCGGCGAGACCGACCTGGAGGCGGAGATCGCCAAACTGCTCGGCAAGCCCTGGGACGACGAGCTGGAACCCTTCCGCTACGCGGGAGAGGGCGCCCCGGTGCGCTGGCTCCACCAGGTCGTCTGA
- a CDS encoding SGNH/GDSL hydrolase family protein, whose protein sequence is MRTTAPRRRARRTLAGAGAAMVVLTGALTGCQSGGSATEGERGAQAGPRWNTAPTSIAAVGDSITRGFDACSVLADCPEVSWATGNDPAVHSLAARLLGDAGVPERSWNLAVTGSRMADLAGQLASAAEHKPDLVTVMVGSNDACRPLASSMTPVADFRAGFEKALAGLRAASPASQVYVSSVPDLQRLWEQGKDSPMVRQIWKLGICQSMLADPLSAATGATSRREQVRARVVEYNEVLREVCAKDQLCRYDGGAVFQYPFAADQLSHWDWFHPGKDGQARLAELAHRQVTAAEPPR, encoded by the coding sequence ATGCGCACCACCGCCCCGCGACGCCGCGCACGCCGGACACTCGCCGGAGCGGGCGCGGCGATGGTCGTCCTGACCGGTGCGCTGACCGGGTGTCAGTCGGGCGGGTCGGCCACGGAGGGCGAGCGGGGGGCCCAGGCCGGGCCGCGCTGGAACACCGCCCCCACGTCGATCGCCGCCGTCGGCGATTCCATCACGCGGGGCTTCGACGCCTGTTCGGTGCTGGCGGACTGCCCGGAGGTCTCCTGGGCCACCGGGAACGACCCCGCCGTGCACTCCCTCGCCGCCCGGCTGCTCGGGGACGCCGGGGTGCCGGAGCGCAGCTGGAACCTCGCGGTGACGGGCTCTCGGATGGCGGACCTGGCGGGGCAGCTTGCCTCGGCTGCGGAACACAAGCCCGACCTGGTCACGGTGATGGTGGGCTCGAACGACGCCTGCCGCCCGCTGGCCTCGTCGATGACTCCGGTGGCGGATTTCCGGGCGGGGTTCGAGAAGGCCCTCGCCGGTCTGCGGGCGGCCTCTCCCGCGTCCCAGGTGTACGTCTCCAGCGTGCCGGACCTGCAGCGCCTGTGGGAGCAGGGCAAGGACAGCCCGATGGTGCGGCAGATCTGGAAACTGGGGATCTGTCAGTCGATGCTGGCGGACCCGCTGTCGGCGGCGACGGGGGCGACGTCCCGGCGCGAGCAGGTGCGGGCGCGGGTGGTCGAGTACAACGAGGTGCTGCGCGAGGTCTGCGCGAAGGACCAGCTGTGCCGCTACGACGGCGGTGCGGTGTTCCAGTACCCGTTCGCCGCCGACCAGTTGAGCCACTGGGACTGGTTCCACCCGGGCAAGGACGGGCAGGCCCGGCTCGCAGAGCTGGCGCACCGTCAGGTGACGGCGGCCGAGCCGCCGCGCTGA
- a CDS encoding glycoside hydrolase family 3 C-terminal domain-containing protein, whose protein sequence is MTDADQARHDAVEAALGKLDLDTKARLLAGQDMWSLPAVPEIGLESLVMSDGPIGVRGVRWTADDPSIALPSPTALAAAWDPALARRAGRLLAQEARRKGVHVLLAPTVNLHRSPLGGRHFECYSEDPYLTGAIGTGYVKGVQDGGVGTTVKHFVGNDAETERFTVDSVIAPRPLRELYLAPFEAIVANAHPWGIMTAYNRVNGTTMTEHQYLVNDVLRGQWGFDGCNVSDWMAARSTTGDILGGLDVAMPGPQTVYGPPLAEAVRAGEVPESAVDEAVRNVLRLAARVGILEGAPAAVTGPPAEIDGQALAREIAARGFVLVRNEPVAGERRALPLDAAPGRTVALLGAAARDARVLGGGSATVFPERIVSPLDGLTAALPAGSLTFAVGADPSEELTPADKGFELRAICRDASGAVLGEGSLPTGQVQWIGDDLPAGASYETMASIEVTGTFVPRESGAHAFGTRGLGAFALAVGGETLWDGVQPMGDEADPFEAFFGAPSERGRVDLAEGEAVDVSLTFQVPDTTTLPLKAIMFSLLHLGPQRDADELIAEAVAAARAADTAVVVVATTERVESEGFDRQDLALPGRQDDLVRAVAAVNPNTVVVVNAGSPVELPWREEVAAVLLAWFPGQEGGAALADVLLGDAEPGGRLPTTWPARFADVPVTEVVPDGGRLEYREGLLIGYRAYEAHGIAPAYPFGHGLGYTDWAYESLEVTGTTARVRITNTGTRPGREVVQLYLAPVDTASDGAQSATVERPASWLAAFAGVEAGPGESVEAEIALPARAFEIWDEPAGRWQRIDGAYEVRASHAHGDTRLTATLEI, encoded by the coding sequence GTGACCGATGCCGATCAGGCCCGCCACGACGCCGTAGAGGCGGCGCTCGGCAAACTGGACCTCGACACCAAGGCCCGCCTGCTGGCCGGCCAGGACATGTGGTCCCTGCCCGCCGTTCCCGAGATCGGGCTGGAGTCCCTGGTCATGTCCGACGGCCCCATCGGGGTCCGCGGCGTGCGCTGGACCGCCGACGACCCGTCCATCGCACTGCCCTCCCCGACCGCGCTCGCCGCCGCCTGGGATCCGGCGCTCGCCCGCCGCGCCGGCCGGCTCCTCGCCCAGGAGGCCCGCCGCAAGGGCGTCCACGTCCTCCTCGCCCCCACCGTCAACCTGCATCGCTCCCCGCTCGGCGGCCGGCACTTCGAGTGCTACTCCGAGGACCCGTACCTGACCGGCGCCATCGGTACCGGCTACGTGAAGGGCGTCCAGGACGGCGGCGTCGGCACCACCGTCAAGCACTTCGTCGGCAACGACGCCGAGACCGAGCGGTTCACCGTCGACAGCGTCATCGCCCCGCGCCCGCTGCGCGAGCTGTACTTGGCGCCCTTCGAGGCCATCGTCGCCAATGCCCACCCCTGGGGCATCATGACGGCGTACAACCGCGTCAACGGCACGACGATGACCGAGCACCAGTACCTCGTGAACGACGTCCTGCGGGGCCAATGGGGCTTCGACGGGTGCAACGTCTCCGACTGGATGGCCGCCCGCTCCACCACCGGCGACATCCTCGGCGGCCTCGACGTCGCCATGCCCGGACCGCAGACCGTCTACGGCCCTCCCCTCGCGGAGGCCGTCCGGGCCGGCGAGGTCCCCGAGTCCGCCGTGGACGAGGCCGTGCGCAACGTACTGCGCCTCGCCGCCCGTGTCGGGATCCTGGAGGGCGCCCCCGCAGCCGTCACCGGGCCCCCGGCCGAGATCGACGGTCAGGCGCTGGCCCGCGAGATCGCCGCCCGCGGCTTCGTCCTCGTCCGCAACGAGCCCGTGGCCGGCGAGCGGCGCGCCCTGCCGCTGGACGCCGCACCCGGCCGCACCGTCGCCCTGCTGGGGGCCGCCGCCCGCGACGCCCGCGTCCTGGGCGGCGGTTCGGCCACCGTCTTCCCCGAACGGATCGTTTCCCCGCTGGACGGGCTGACCGCGGCCCTGCCCGCCGGATCGCTGACCTTCGCCGTCGGCGCCGACCCCAGCGAGGAGCTCACCCCCGCCGACAAGGGCTTCGAGCTCCGCGCGATCTGCCGCGACGCCTCCGGCGCCGTCCTCGGCGAGGGCAGCCTGCCGACCGGCCAGGTCCAGTGGATCGGCGACGACCTGCCCGCGGGTGCCTCGTACGAGACCATGGCGAGCATCGAGGTCACCGGGACCTTCGTGCCGCGCGAGAGCGGCGCGCACGCCTTCGGCACCCGCGGGCTCGGCGCGTTCGCCCTCGCCGTCGGCGGCGAGACCCTCTGGGACGGCGTCCAGCCGATGGGCGACGAGGCCGACCCCTTCGAGGCCTTCTTCGGCGCCCCCAGTGAACGCGGCCGCGTCGACCTCGCCGAGGGGGAGGCAGTCGACGTCTCGCTGACCTTCCAGGTCCCCGACACGACCACCCTGCCGCTCAAGGCGATCATGTTCTCGCTGCTCCACCTCGGCCCGCAGCGCGACGCCGACGAGCTGATCGCCGAGGCCGTGGCCGCCGCGCGCGCCGCCGACACCGCGGTCGTGGTCGTCGCCACCACCGAGCGCGTGGAATCGGAGGGCTTCGACCGGCAGGACCTCGCCCTGCCGGGCCGCCAGGACGACCTGGTGCGCGCCGTCGCCGCCGTCAACCCGAACACCGTGGTCGTCGTCAACGCCGGTTCCCCGGTGGAGCTGCCGTGGCGGGAGGAGGTGGCCGCCGTGCTCCTGGCCTGGTTCCCCGGGCAGGAGGGCGGGGCCGCGCTGGCCGACGTGCTGCTCGGGGACGCGGAGCCGGGCGGGCGGCTGCCCACCACCTGGCCCGCGCGGTTCGCCGACGTGCCCGTCACCGAGGTCGTCCCGGACGGCGGCCGGCTGGAGTACCGCGAGGGGCTCCTCATCGGCTACCGGGCGTACGAGGCCCACGGGATCGCCCCCGCCTACCCGTTCGGACACGGCCTCGGCTACACCGACTGGGCGTACGAGTCCCTTGAGGTCACCGGCACCACCGCCCGGGTCCGCATCACCAACACCGGCACCCGGCCCGGCCGCGAGGTGGTCCAGCTCTACCTCGCCCCCGTGGACACCGCGTCCGACGGCGCGCAGAGCGCGACCGTGGAGCGCCCCGCGAGCTGGCTGGCCGCCTTCGCCGGGGTCGAGGCCGGCCCCGGGGAGAGCGTCGAGGCCGAGATCGCCCTGCCCGCCCGGGCCTTCGAGATCTGGGACGAGCCGGCCGGCCGCTGGCAGCGCATCGACGGCGCCTACGAGGTCCGCGCGAGCCACGCCCACGGCGACACGCGGCTGACGGCGACCCTGGAGATCTAG
- a CDS encoding TetR/AcrR family transcriptional regulator: MARARSEERRGDIVRAAVEVIAERGYRGASLGAVAERVGLTQQGLLHYFPTKEALLVAVLEERDRWDTGGGSRASAGTWRLELLASLVEYNAMRPGIVQTFSALLGESVTDGHPAREFFTERYAQVRAEMAAVLRAEFGDRLPSGLTPEQAAPLLTAVMDGLQYQWLLAPESVDMPAAFRSFLALLRGPEAS; encoded by the coding sequence ATGGCCAGGGCGAGGAGCGAGGAGCGGCGCGGCGACATCGTCCGCGCGGCGGTCGAGGTGATCGCGGAGCGCGGCTACCGCGGCGCGTCCCTGGGCGCGGTGGCCGAGCGCGTCGGCCTGACCCAGCAGGGGCTGCTGCACTACTTCCCGACCAAGGAGGCGCTGCTGGTCGCGGTGCTGGAGGAGCGCGACCGCTGGGACACCGGCGGCGGCTCGCGCGCCTCGGCCGGCACCTGGCGCCTGGAGCTGCTGGCCTCGCTGGTGGAGTACAACGCGATGCGTCCCGGCATCGTGCAGACCTTCTCGGCGCTGCTGGGCGAGAGCGTCACCGACGGGCATCCGGCGCGGGAGTTCTTCACCGAGCGGTACGCCCAGGTGCGCGCCGAGATGGCGGCGGTGCTCCGCGCCGAGTTCGGCGACCGACTCCCCTCGGGCCTCACCCCGGAGCAGGCGGCGCCCCTGCTGACCGCGGTCATGGACGGCCTCCAGTACCAGTGGCTGCTCGCCCCGGAGTCGGTGGACATGCCGGCGGCGTTCCGCTCCTTCCTGGCCCTGCTGCGCGGGCCCGAAGCGTCCTAG
- a CDS encoding carbon-nitrogen hydrolase family protein, with translation MKIAAAQLNCVPADVPANTRRSVALAVRARAQGAELVVFPEFTLTGYELEALAADPGLWMADADDPRLDPLRSAGLAVAVNVALRTTGPLPAIATLVYGADGAHLTTYTKQHLYRHEQGAFVAGEGPGRFTLGGIRFSLGICYDNHFPQLAARAAADGCRVHLASSLYGTGDGIRERASVHTGIAEEHGLYVALANHVGPSGPWTGCGRAALWAPGGALLAEADDRTASVVTADVGP, from the coding sequence GTGAAGATCGCAGCAGCGCAGCTCAACTGCGTCCCGGCCGACGTCCCCGCCAACACGCGGCGCAGCGTCGCACTCGCCGTACGGGCCCGGGCGCAGGGCGCCGAGCTCGTCGTGTTCCCCGAGTTCACGCTCACCGGCTACGAGTTGGAGGCCCTGGCCGCCGACCCCGGACTGTGGATGGCGGACGCCGACGACCCCCGGCTGGATCCGCTGCGGTCCGCCGGCCTCGCCGTCGCCGTCAATGTCGCGCTGCGCACGACCGGCCCGCTGCCCGCCATCGCGACACTGGTGTACGGGGCGGACGGCGCGCACCTGACGACGTACACGAAGCAGCACCTGTACCGGCACGAGCAGGGCGCCTTCGTAGCCGGCGAGGGCCCGGGCCGCTTCACGCTCGGCGGGATCCGCTTCTCGCTCGGCATCTGCTACGACAACCACTTCCCGCAGCTCGCCGCCCGCGCGGCGGCGGACGGCTGCCGGGTCCACCTCGCGAGCTCCCTGTACGGGACGGGCGACGGGATCCGGGAGCGGGCGAGCGTCCACACCGGGATCGCCGAGGAGCACGGCCTGTACGTCGCCCTCGCCAACCACGTCGGCCCGTCGGGCCCGTGGACCGGCTGCGGCCGCGCCGCGCTCTGGGCCCCGGGCGGCGCGCTGCTCGCCGAGGCCGACGACCGTACGGCCTCCGTGGTGACGGCGGACGTCGGCCCCTGA